A region of Neovison vison isolate M4711 chromosome 7, ASM_NN_V1, whole genome shotgun sequence DNA encodes the following proteins:
- the MPHOSPH6 gene encoding M-phase phosphoprotein 6 — translation MAAERKTKLSKNLLRMKFMQRGLDLETKKQLEEEEKKIISEEHWYLDLPELKEKECFIIEEQSFLLCEDLLYGRMSFRGFNPEVEKLMLQMNAKNKVEEVEDEAVELDVSDEEMARRYETLVGTIGKKFAKKRDRASYEEDENGHIKPTVKVKKMFLKPQD, via the exons ATGGCGGCCGAGCGCAAGACGAAATTGTCCAAGAACCTGCTGCGCATGAAG TTCATGCAAAGGGGCCTGGACTTGGAGACCAAGAAACaactagaagaggaagaaaagaaaatcattagcGAAGAGCATTGGTATTTGGATTTGCCAGAGCTTAAAGAAAAAGA GTGCTTCATAATAGAAGAGCAGAGTTTCTTGTTATGTGAAGATCTTCTCTATGGAAGAATGTCATTCAGAGGATTTAATCCTGAGGTTGAG aaattaatGCTCCAGATGAATGCTAAGAACAAGGTGGAAGAAGTTGAAGATGAAGCAGTGGAGCTCGATGTGTCAGATGAAGAAATGGCCAGAAG ATATGAGACCTTGGTGGGGACAATTGGAAAAAAGTTTGCCAAAAAAAGAGACCGTGCCAGTTATGAAGAAGATGAAAATGGACACATAAAACCAACAGTTAAAGTAAAGAAGATGTTTCTAAAGCCCCAGGATTAA